A section of the Leptospira kobayashii genome encodes:
- a CDS encoding catalase, with protein sequence MSNKTLTTAGGQPVPENQHSVTAGPRGPILISDTHLIEKLAHFNRERIPERVVHAKGAGAYGVLKITKDMSAYTLAKVFSEVGKETPLFLRFSTVAGEKGSADTERDPRGFAIKFYTEDGIWDVVGNNTPVFFERDPSKFPDFIHSQKRDPVTGYKNPVRMWDYWSQAPEALHQMTILFSDRGIPDGYRFMDGFGSHTFSFWNRKGERYWVKFHFKSKQGIKTLSPEKASELAGSDPDYATRDLFEAIERKEFPEWRFCVQIMPETDAEKYKVNPFDLTKVWSHKDYPLIEVGTLKLNRNPKNYFAEVEQAAFSPSNLVPGIGASPDKMLQGRLFAYPDAQRYRLGGNYQLIPVNRPRNSVNNYQRDGVRFDENGNYDNYEPNHFGGPVQDENAKEPPLRISGDADRYNSHLGNDDYSQAGDLYRLLTADARERLTSVIAGTMRTVPEDIVKKNLSHFSKCDPEYGKKIADKLGIKV encoded by the coding sequence ATGAGTAATAAAACTTTAACAACCGCAGGCGGTCAACCGGTTCCGGAAAACCAGCACAGTGTAACTGCAGGACCCAGAGGGCCGATCCTTATTTCAGATACTCATCTGATTGAAAAATTAGCGCATTTCAACAGAGAAAGAATTCCGGAAAGAGTCGTACATGCAAAAGGGGCGGGCGCATACGGAGTCTTAAAGATCACAAAAGATATGTCAGCTTATACTCTTGCCAAAGTTTTTTCGGAAGTAGGTAAGGAAACTCCTCTCTTTCTTCGGTTTTCCACAGTGGCGGGAGAGAAAGGTTCTGCGGATACGGAAAGAGATCCACGTGGTTTTGCGATTAAGTTTTATACCGAAGACGGAATCTGGGATGTAGTAGGAAACAATACTCCCGTATTTTTCGAAAGAGATCCTTCCAAATTTCCGGACTTTATCCATTCTCAGAAAAGAGATCCGGTCACCGGTTATAAAAATCCGGTTCGTATGTGGGACTATTGGTCGCAAGCTCCGGAAGCGTTACACCAAATGACGATTTTATTCAGTGACCGGGGAATTCCCGATGGATATCGTTTTATGGACGGATTCGGATCCCATACATTCAGCTTTTGGAATAGAAAGGGAGAAAGGTATTGGGTGAAGTTTCACTTTAAATCCAAACAAGGAATCAAAACCTTAAGTCCGGAGAAAGCATCCGAGCTTGCTGGGTCTGATCCTGATTATGCGACTAGGGATTTGTTCGAAGCGATTGAGAGAAAGGAATTTCCCGAGTGGAGATTTTGTGTTCAGATCATGCCGGAAACGGATGCGGAAAAATACAAAGTCAATCCTTTTGATTTAACAAAAGTTTGGTCTCATAAGGATTACCCTTTGATCGAAGTAGGGACTTTGAAATTGAACAGAAACCCGAAAAATTATTTTGCGGAAGTGGAACAGGCGGCTTTCTCTCCTTCCAACTTGGTACCGGGAATAGGTGCTTCTCCCGACAAGATGTTGCAAGGAAGATTGTTCGCATATCCGGATGCGCAAAGATACAGATTAGGAGGAAATTATCAGCTAATTCCGGTAAATCGACCTAGGAATTCGGTGAACAATTACCAAAGGGACGGAGTTCGCTTCGATGAGAATGGTAATTATGATAATTACGAACCGAACCATTTCGGCGGACCTGTGCAGGATGAAAATGCGAAAGAACCTCCTCTTCGCATTTCCGGGGATGCGGACAGGTACAACAGTCATTTGGGGAATGACGATTATTCCCAAGCGGGGGATTTGTACAGATTGTTAACTGCTGACGCGAGAGAAAGATTAACATCCGTTATTGCCGGAACGATGAGAACGGTACCGGAAGATATTGTGAAAAAGAATCTTTCTCATTTCTCAAAATGCGATCCTGAATACGGCAAAAAGATTGCCGATAAGTTGGGAATCAAAGTTTAA
- a CDS encoding ankyrin repeat domain-containing protein — protein sequence MEQTMLAKQGEGPGGKSPASTWETFRSTFVNPDKRQAEIFDVARKGDLIGFLALGITREELEMKNDKGYTALMLSAYNGRENLTRVLLEYGANPNSVDHSGNSILMGVSFKGNLDLAKILIRAGADFRYISPKGQTALQMAVLFGRTDLVEYLESLIHSDSKEEGMNSKPPSLYRSFVRFAKAWAQYLFSFVFQNQLYKSKKGGLR from the coding sequence ATGGAACAGACAATGTTGGCAAAACAGGGGGAAGGGCCGGGAGGAAAATCACCAGCTTCGACCTGGGAAACTTTCCGTTCTACATTTGTAAATCCCGACAAGAGACAGGCAGAAATTTTCGATGTCGCTCGAAAAGGGGATCTGATCGGTTTTCTGGCTCTGGGAATCACTCGCGAAGAATTGGAAATGAAAAATGACAAAGGTTATACGGCGCTTATGTTGTCCGCTTATAACGGCAGAGAGAATTTAACTCGTGTTCTGTTAGAATACGGGGCAAATCCCAACTCGGTTGATCATTCGGGGAATTCCATTTTGATGGGAGTAAGTTTCAAAGGAAACCTTGACCTGGCAAAGATTTTGATAAGGGCAGGCGCGGATTTTCGTTATATAAGCCCGAAAGGACAGACTGCACTGCAAATGGCTGTATTATTCGGAAGAACGGATTTGGTCGAATATTTGGAGAGTTTGATACATTCCGATTCGAAAGAAGAGGGAATGAATTCGAAACCTCCGTCACTATACCGGTCTTTCGTCCGGTTCGCAAAAGCTTGGGCTCAGTATTTGTTTTCATTTGTTTTTCAAAACCAACTCTATAAAAGCAAAAAAGGAGGCTTAAGATGA
- the perRA gene encoding peroxide-responsive transcriptional repressor PerRA: MDQAYERTKEILEKAGIRPTSQRLEMAHLILSKHQHLQADEVFQLINMHFPHASRATIFNNLKLFAEKGVIGTLELKSGITHFDSNMDRHHHAFNEETGEITDIELEEDLEKQIFENLSKSYLEKTGLTLTNASLVVTLKGKPSQP, translated from the coding sequence ATGGACCAAGCTTACGAAAGAACCAAGGAAATTTTGGAGAAAGCCGGAATTCGCCCTACTTCCCAAAGGCTGGAAATGGCACATCTAATCCTTTCCAAACACCAACACCTCCAAGCCGATGAAGTATTTCAGCTGATCAATATGCATTTTCCCCATGCTTCCCGAGCGACCATTTTCAATAACCTGAAACTTTTTGCAGAGAAAGGAGTGATCGGAACCTTGGAATTAAAATCGGGGATCACTCATTTTGATTCCAACATGGACCGCCACCATCATGCCTTCAATGAAGAAACCGGCGAAATTACGGATATAGAACTGGAAGAAGATCTGGAAAAACAAATCTTCGAGAATCTCTCTAAGAGTTATCTGGAGAAAACAGGACTCACGTTAACAAACGCTAGCTTGGTAGTCACATTGAAGGGCAAACCTTCCCAACCTTGA
- a CDS encoding DUF5692 family protein — MLLFETIPWFSALMWICVCLCLMIISEITRANKWLSLIVYLVVPIVLTIFVWPHTAVKGSSVGTWFHWVKVYSALAGCLGFMALRFLPGFAKNKYLLLFPPLILALNILEAVVRDFQIDRVNGIVDGMLIIGGPWNIMNGIAGILNILTISGWMGIFIGKDKKRDMLWPDQLWFWIIAYDLWNFAYVYNCVPDHSFYAGAALLASCTILAFVVKKGTWLEHRAQTLAIWMMFVMCYPLFVDSSVFAVKSSHNEVALWLVSGLSLASNIGVFVYHFYRIRKYKLNPFQEEVYKDLAAYQAVVKNRA, encoded by the coding sequence ATGCTATTATTCGAAACGATTCCCTGGTTTTCCGCTCTCATGTGGATTTGTGTTTGTTTATGCCTTATGATAATAAGTGAAATCACAAGAGCGAATAAATGGTTATCTCTTATCGTCTATCTTGTGGTTCCTATCGTTTTAACCATTTTTGTTTGGCCACATACTGCGGTAAAAGGTTCAAGTGTCGGTACTTGGTTTCATTGGGTAAAGGTATATTCCGCATTGGCGGGATGCCTCGGATTTATGGCTTTGCGCTTTTTGCCAGGTTTTGCTAAAAATAAATATTTGCTGTTGTTCCCTCCTTTGATTCTCGCTTTGAATATTTTGGAAGCAGTTGTTAGGGATTTTCAAATTGACCGAGTGAACGGGATTGTCGACGGAATGCTGATTATTGGCGGACCTTGGAATATTATGAATGGAATCGCAGGCATTTTGAATATTTTGACTATTTCGGGTTGGATGGGTATTTTTATAGGCAAAGATAAAAAGAGAGATATGCTTTGGCCCGATCAGCTTTGGTTTTGGATTATCGCATACGATCTTTGGAATTTTGCATATGTATACAATTGTGTTCCGGATCATTCGTTTTATGCGGGAGCGGCGCTACTCGCTTCTTGCACGATACTCGCATTTGTAGTTAAAAAGGGAACTTGGCTGGAACATAGGGCTCAAACTCTTGCCATATGGATGATGTTTGTTATGTGTTACCCTCTTTTTGTGGACAGTTCCGTTTTTGCAGTGAAATCATCTCATAATGAAGTCGCACTATGGTTGGTTAGCGGACTATCTCTTGCTTCCAATATAGGAGTATTTGTTTATCATTTCTATCGAATTCGAAAATATAAATTGAATCCGTTCCAAGAGGAAGTTTATAAGGATTTGGCTGCCTATCAGGCAGTTGTAAAGAACCGAGCCTAA
- a CDS encoding SMP-30/gluconolactonase/LRE family protein, whose protein sequence is MKMIKIVFCTIAVSFFSYCSTGNIKVGEKYSLGDVPKEISDVEAGNDPFLTKLQVDMKELVGHDDLIFDSDSKSGYASGMDGWIWKLDFQKDIAEQWVKPPVNPAGMSFSNAVKDKIVFCASRLGGESYSETDRVGLYEVDIKTKTIKALVTNLPKTDKQEFEKIYLSEERQAFSKNQLNSSNSRPFSLCNDLAVSGDGKRIYISEPFEREDASMGSGAVPEAIGLYPHGKLWLYDREKDSISLVLNGFTFIDGILLEEGKGGREESVIFTETTKFRILRADISGNHSGKVQVLFENLPGLADGLERDEKGRIWVGIIKPRSGLVNFVHRNPWVKSFLLSLPQKLLPIAKKTGILVLDAKGEKALYYVMHNGTKIRDISVVVPYGKKAYFPVFDKTSKGLYSIPLETFPLGN, encoded by the coding sequence ATGAAAATGATAAAAATTGTTTTTTGTACAATCGCAGTATCTTTCTTTAGTTATTGTTCGACGGGGAATATAAAAGTAGGCGAAAAATATTCATTAGGTGATGTTCCGAAGGAAATTTCGGATGTGGAAGCCGGGAACGATCCTTTTCTGACAAAGTTACAAGTGGATATGAAAGAGCTTGTAGGTCATGACGATTTGATCTTTGATTCCGATTCAAAATCGGGATATGCTTCCGGGATGGACGGTTGGATTTGGAAATTGGATTTCCAAAAAGACATCGCGGAACAGTGGGTGAAACCTCCGGTTAACCCTGCCGGTATGAGTTTTTCCAATGCAGTTAAAGATAAAATCGTATTTTGTGCCTCCAGACTAGGAGGAGAGTCGTATTCGGAAACGGACCGTGTAGGTTTGTATGAAGTGGATATAAAAACAAAAACAATAAAGGCATTGGTTACAAATCTGCCTAAGACCGACAAACAGGAGTTTGAAAAGATTTATCTTTCGGAGGAAAGACAAGCGTTTTCAAAAAATCAATTGAATTCGTCAAACTCTCGACCTTTTTCCTTGTGCAATGACCTGGCCGTTTCCGGAGATGGCAAACGGATTTATATTTCGGAACCGTTTGAAAGAGAAGATGCTTCTATGGGTAGCGGTGCAGTTCCCGAAGCAATCGGACTTTACCCTCACGGTAAACTGTGGTTATACGATCGTGAAAAGGATTCCATTTCCCTTGTTCTAAACGGATTTACTTTTATCGACGGAATTCTTTTGGAAGAAGGCAAAGGAGGAAGAGAAGAATCGGTTATCTTTACGGAAACGACCAAGTTCAGAATTTTAAGAGCAGATATTTCCGGGAATCATTCAGGTAAGGTGCAGGTATTGTTTGAAAATCTTCCCGGTTTAGCGGATGGATTGGAAAGAGATGAAAAGGGTAGAATTTGGGTGGGGATCATCAAACCAAGATCGGGGCTTGTCAATTTCGTACATAGAAACCCCTGGGTGAAATCATTCTTACTTTCTTTGCCTCAGAAATTATTGCCCATCGCTAAAAAAACGGGGATTCTTGTTTTGGATGCAAAGGGAGAGAAGGCTCTTTATTATGTAATGCACAACGGAACCAAGATCAGAGATATATCCGTTGTCGTTCCGTACGGTAAAAAAGCATATTTTCCCGTGTTTGATAAAACATCAAAAGGACTTTATTCCATTCCTCTCGAGACATTTCCACTAGGGAATTGA
- a CDS encoding M24 family metallopeptidase gives MSLNAFESLFHFSAKHLSSLSKDSSWLPSPADLEGFRKAQNLAYSAAVTVSKELRPGMTEKEAAKLLKSYLHDHGARSFIHRPFAWFGDRSRFLNLGFYMRYLPSDRKLKEDDVYILDVSPVVKGYTGDIGYTNSLSPHPELTRAKNFLLELRKEIPVLFLKAKTPGEVWRRVNERVLEAGFANCHALYPFAVLGHRVYRKFPFANFSSYLLPVSYVSWFSYQALLSFSKRGVFPETLTEEHKGEKLGLWAIEPHIGGNGFGAKFEEIIVVEKDRVYWLSDDVPHITEQKG, from the coding sequence ATGAGTCTGAATGCTTTCGAATCTTTGTTTCATTTTTCTGCCAAACATCTTTCCTCACTTTCCAAAGATTCTTCCTGGTTGCCTAGCCCGGCTGATTTGGAAGGATTTCGCAAAGCGCAAAATCTGGCTTATTCCGCAGCAGTAACCGTCTCCAAAGAATTGAGACCCGGTATGACTGAGAAGGAAGCCGCAAAACTTTTAAAATCATATCTGCATGATCATGGTGCCAGATCTTTTATACATCGTCCTTTTGCCTGGTTCGGAGATCGTTCCCGATTTCTCAACTTGGGTTTTTACATGAGGTATTTGCCTTCGGATAGAAAATTAAAAGAAGATGATGTTTATATCCTGGACGTTTCTCCCGTTGTGAAGGGATATACGGGTGACATCGGTTATACGAACTCGTTATCACCTCATCCGGAACTCACACGGGCCAAAAACTTTTTATTGGAACTTAGGAAAGAAATACCCGTATTATTTCTAAAAGCGAAAACCCCCGGAGAGGTTTGGAGACGGGTGAATGAAAGGGTATTGGAAGCGGGATTCGCCAATTGTCATGCACTTTACCCTTTTGCGGTTTTGGGACATAGGGTCTATCGCAAATTCCCGTTCGCAAATTTCAGTTCCTATCTTCTTCCCGTAAGCTATGTTAGTTGGTTTAGCTACCAGGCTTTATTGTCTTTTAGCAAAAGGGGAGTGTTTCCTGAAACGTTGACGGAAGAACACAAAGGAGAAAAATTAGGTCTGTGGGCGATTGAACCTCATATCGGAGGAAACGGTTTCGGTGCCAAGTTTGAAGAAATCATCGTTGTCGAAAAAGATAGGGTTTATTGGCTTTCCGATGATGTCCCCCATATTACGGAACAGAAAGGATAA
- a CDS encoding TetR/AcrR family transcriptional regulator → MAQEKSAKIISLFQREFLRKGVSRITVDEIVARIGITKPTLYKYFESKEELFSKALNKTNTDILTKMDSIMNTKKEYSEKIKDILNVFHEDLHFADEEFLKKLEFQAPEVWEEVQEFRRVKFPALFKKVLNEGISKGYITKDINKELIADFFIYYVRNFISYEPLSKYNMNVSSAYQFFIQIFFKGILTEKGRSYF, encoded by the coding sequence ATGGCACAAGAAAAATCCGCCAAAATCATCTCCCTATTTCAAAGAGAGTTCCTGCGAAAAGGAGTCAGTAGGATTACTGTTGATGAAATCGTAGCCCGAATCGGAATCACAAAACCGACTCTTTACAAATACTTCGAAAGCAAAGAAGAGCTTTTCTCCAAAGCGCTTAACAAAACAAACACGGATATTCTTACAAAAATGGATTCTATTATGAATACCAAAAAAGAATACTCCGAGAAGATAAAAGATATCCTAAATGTCTTCCACGAAGACCTTCATTTTGCCGATGAAGAATTTTTGAAAAAATTGGAATTTCAAGCCCCGGAAGTATGGGAAGAGGTGCAGGAGTTTCGAAGAGTGAAATTCCCCGCATTATTTAAGAAAGTACTAAACGAAGGTATATCGAAAGGTTATATTACCAAAGACATCAACAAAGAATTAATTGCCGATTTTTTCATCTATTATGTAAGGAATTTCATATCTTACGAACCTTTATCAAAGTACAATATGAACGTAAGTTCCGCTTACCAATTTTTCATACAGATCTTTTTCAAAGGTATATTGACGGAAAAAGGAAGAAGCTATTTTTAA
- a CDS encoding methyl-accepting chemotaxis protein yields the protein MSDQNIQFREKGTLLANKVRIAFSSMMVSINVFALFTIPSDDITNSVINTLLEGSVLLYGIYLIYLSKKGRFSNRLAISSVILDMAIYSLVFNLLVINAATIPEKVSMANLPFFMMALIFIVMYSGFLLSPAVTLVVGYLGVLSLASMASLAVYAGAKIPFLAASPADMSALLVGVNLMAFCMGVHITSSVVRFMASATEAAGKSATESLKKSEEALQTKTRIQTEADSLNKNVSKMQKSMDSLNTEIQTQVSSVEEISASMEELAASMDNASQFVRTQFKKIEELNMESNTLNQILKEVRSATESLGETTLESQKYGKEVSSAMDSLNENFHEVEGSFQKVEDVNQIMREIADRTNLLALNASIEAARAGDQGRGFAVVAQEVAKLADSAAENASLISKIISQAAKQIQNGNKAALDTKLRVGTQEKGFSTLVTHLDQLKDRVGKQGEIHNSFLTSFQDLYSISEQLETITSEQKSGTAEVSRALQTIEQSSSLIADSSSNFRENLEELAVQSDRLIKGD from the coding sequence ATGTCGGATCAAAACATTCAATTCAGAGAAAAAGGAACATTGCTCGCCAATAAGGTAAGGATCGCTTTTTCTAGCATGATGGTATCCATCAATGTGTTTGCTCTTTTCACGATTCCCTCAGATGATATTACTAACAGTGTGATCAATACCTTATTGGAAGGCTCCGTTTTATTATATGGAATATATTTAATTTACTTATCCAAAAAAGGTAGATTCTCCAACAGACTTGCAATCAGTTCGGTCATTCTCGATATGGCGATTTATTCTCTGGTATTCAATCTTCTGGTAATTAACGCAGCAACGATTCCCGAAAAAGTTTCCATGGCAAATCTGCCTTTCTTTATGATGGCATTGATTTTCATCGTTATGTATTCCGGATTTTTATTATCGCCTGCCGTTACTTTGGTTGTCGGTTATCTCGGAGTTCTTTCCTTGGCGTCTATGGCATCTTTGGCAGTCTATGCCGGCGCAAAGATTCCATTTCTGGCAGCCTCTCCTGCAGATATGTCCGCTCTACTTGTGGGAGTGAATCTCATGGCATTCTGTATGGGAGTGCATATCACTAGTTCCGTAGTTCGGTTTATGGCATCTGCGACGGAAGCCGCAGGAAAATCCGCAACGGAATCATTGAAAAAATCGGAAGAAGCACTTCAAACAAAAACCCGCATCCAGACCGAAGCGGACTCTTTGAACAAGAATGTATCCAAGATGCAAAAGTCCATGGATTCTTTGAATACCGAAATCCAAACTCAAGTTTCCAGTGTGGAAGAGATCAGCGCCTCCATGGAGGAGCTCGCAGCGTCTATGGACAATGCCTCTCAGTTTGTTCGGACTCAATTCAAGAAGATTGAAGAGTTGAATATGGAAAGCAATACATTGAATCAAATCCTGAAAGAAGTCCGCTCCGCTACCGAATCATTAGGAGAAACCACTCTTGAATCTCAAAAGTACGGAAAAGAAGTTTCCAGTGCAATGGATTCATTGAATGAAAATTTCCATGAAGTGGAAGGCTCTTTCCAGAAAGTGGAAGATGTAAACCAAATCATGCGTGAAATCGCGGACCGAACCAACTTACTTGCATTAAATGCTTCGATCGAAGCCGCTCGTGCAGGAGATCAAGGTAGGGGATTTGCGGTCGTTGCACAAGAAGTCGCTAAGCTTGCGGATAGTGCCGCGGAAAACGCATCACTTATTTCGAAAATTATCTCGCAAGCCGCCAAACAAATTCAAAACGGAAATAAGGCAGCACTTGATACGAAATTGAGAGTCGGCACGCAAGAGAAAGGGTTTTCCACATTAGTGACTCATTTGGATCAGCTGAAGGATCGGGTAGGCAAACAAGGAGAGATTCATAATTCCTTTTTGACATCTTTTCAGGATTTATATTCCATATCGGAACAACTCGAAACGATTACTTCTGAGCAAAAATCCGGAACTGCGGAAGTGTCACGGGCTTTGCAAACGATAGAACAATCTTCTTCTCTCATTGCAGATAGTTCTTCGAACTTCCGTGAAAATCTGGAAGAACTCGCTGTACAATCGGATCGCCTTATAAAAGGGGATTAA
- a CDS encoding 1-acyl-sn-glycerol-3-phosphate acyltransferase encodes MKPEKINPIRATLPYDFLINLVYKSRGLIFHSIEEHFSDEGDSFASPYPSALIANHVSEADISALSAVYRRLSPRVKVIIPAREDILKKDFLQKEFRTKGILKLILTAIDKSHIIPFLLNYIGCAPIKRPFRDNARDLMKKGELRETVEAEWSFLVSKIKDGRNLFMFPEGTYNHDGYLNQIRKGAYYLKSKIGNLQFNSFTFTYDSISTDKSTLHISYGNPFSLEEGMDADTVTQLVEEKLGSGYVLTTGNLLSYILFKLENQVKTSTEKLNLVLNDFNDRITKEYPGLKKGSSLRKNFSRQGLDPIFKKLIREKYIDIKEDSIVLLDKLTTIPKSIHNLKKNNTILYHKNQLNWHLEKLDSIWAGLETKLVSNDSAT; translated from the coding sequence ATGAAACCAGAAAAAATAAACCCGATCCGTGCGACCCTTCCCTATGATTTTTTAATCAACCTCGTTTATAAGTCCAGGGGACTGATTTTCCATTCCATTGAAGAACATTTTTCGGATGAGGGAGATAGTTTCGCTTCCCCTTACCCATCCGCATTAATCGCAAACCATGTTTCCGAGGCGGACATCTCCGCACTCTCCGCCGTTTACAGAAGACTAAGTCCCAGAGTCAAAGTCATCATTCCCGCCAGGGAAGATATCCTGAAAAAGGATTTTTTGCAAAAGGAGTTCCGTACAAAGGGAATTCTAAAATTGATTCTTACCGCCATTGACAAATCCCATATCATTCCTTTTTTACTGAACTATATAGGATGCGCTCCGATCAAACGTCCCTTTCGGGACAATGCCCGCGATCTGATGAAAAAAGGAGAATTGAGAGAAACCGTGGAAGCGGAATGGAGTTTCCTTGTTTCCAAAATCAAAGACGGAAGAAATTTATTTATGTTTCCGGAAGGAACTTACAACCATGATGGATATCTCAATCAAATCAGAAAAGGTGCTTATTATCTAAAATCCAAAATAGGAAATCTACAATTCAATTCTTTTACATTCACTTATGATTCCATTTCTACGGACAAATCCACACTCCATATTTCCTATGGAAATCCTTTCTCTTTGGAAGAAGGAATGGATGCGGATACGGTTACCCAATTGGTGGAAGAAAAACTGGGAAGCGGTTATGTTTTAACGACGGGAAATTTATTGTCTTATATTCTATTCAAGTTGGAAAACCAAGTAAAGACTTCTACGGAAAAATTGAATTTGGTTTTGAATGATTTCAACGACCGCATTACAAAGGAATATCCCGGTTTGAAAAAAGGTTCTAGCCTGAGAAAAAATTTCTCCAGACAAGGGCTCGATCCTATTTTTAAAAAACTGATCCGGGAAAAGTACATAGACATCAAGGAAGATTCGATTGTACTTTTGGACAAACTCACCACCATTCCCAAAAGCATTCACAATCTGAAAAAAAACAATACGATCCTGTATCACAAAAACCAACTCAATTGGCATTTGGAAAAATTGGATTCCATTTGGGCTGGCCTCGAAACCAAATTGGTTTCGAATGATTCGGCTACCTGA
- a CDS encoding NAD(P)H-dependent oxidoreductase → MELIEQLQWRYATKRMNGEKVPKEKLDKILGAIQLSPSSMGFQPYTIYVIENPDTKKEISLKASKQPQITESSHLIVFAAWTNPSLENVDRYMQLIANERSVTLESLAPFRNKIAEELQNKSSEELISWTARQAYIALGTGIAAAALEKVDATPMEGFDSNALDDILGLKEKGLKSVVLLALGYRNQETDPLVSAKKVRRPKEELFVTI, encoded by the coding sequence ATGGAACTGATAGAACAATTGCAATGGCGTTACGCTACCAAAAGAATGAACGGAGAAAAAGTCCCTAAAGAAAAACTGGATAAAATTTTAGGAGCAATCCAACTGTCCCCCTCTTCCATGGGTTTCCAGCCCTATACCATTTATGTAATCGAAAATCCCGACACAAAAAAAGAAATCTCCTTAAAGGCATCCAAACAACCTCAAATCACAGAGAGTTCCCACCTGATTGTTTTTGCCGCATGGACCAATCCGAGTTTGGAAAATGTGGACAGATACATGCAACTTATCGCGAACGAAAGATCGGTGACATTGGAAAGCCTTGCCCCTTTTAGAAATAAGATTGCCGAGGAATTGCAAAACAAATCGTCCGAAGAATTGATTAGCTGGACTGCGAGACAGGCTTATATCGCCTTAGGAACCGGAATTGCCGCAGCCGCTTTGGAAAAAGTAGATGCAACTCCGATGGAAGGATTCGATTCCAATGCTTTGGACGATATTTTAGGTTTGAAGGAAAAAGGATTAAAATCGGTAGTTTTACTTGCATTAGGTTATCGTAACCAGGAAACGGACCCGCTTGTGTCCGCAAAAAAAGTAAGAAGACCGAAAGAAGAATTATTTGTAACAATTTAG
- a CDS encoding ArsR/SmtB family transcription factor, whose translation MPRPFYHPSLKEITLDGLLHALSDPTRRLILFNLIGCEGKSCSQTCDNLAPSTLSFHYKVLRDSGLVRSEKKGIEVMNVIRKDEIDSKFPGLLETIYNLQKTTVKRKQIA comes from the coding sequence ATGCCACGACCATTTTATCATCCATCACTGAAAGAAATCACACTTGACGGATTGCTTCACGCATTGAGCGACCCGACGAGAAGGTTGATCCTTTTCAATTTGATAGGATGCGAAGGAAAAAGCTGTAGCCAAACCTGTGACAACCTGGCTCCTTCCACTCTTTCTTTTCATTACAAAGTGCTTAGAGATTCAGGCTTGGTTCGTTCCGAAAAAAAGGGAATCGAAGTGATGAATGTAATTCGTAAAGATGAGATAGACTCCAAGTTTCCCGGTCTTCTCGAAACGATTTACAATCTCCAGAAAACAACCGTTAAACGAAAACAAATAGCATGA